The following proteins are encoded in a genomic region of Pyrus communis chromosome 11, drPyrComm1.1, whole genome shotgun sequence:
- the LOC137707911 gene encoding nuclear pore complex protein NUP107-like, which translates to MDVEMDASPSFFDPEDLTIREKFRRYGKRHLTSSMSPHQDNSASKYSESRLLYDGQNLHSPTNAALLLENIKQEVEGIDANHVERTSFLRRRSPIDGTGMDDGAGSVHHSIKVLKNEEDSLADDGDPTFSLFASLLDSALQGLLPFPDLILRFEESCRNVSESIRYGSNIRHRVVEDKLMRQKAQLLLDEAASWSLLWCLYGKGTEEIPKEFILLPSTSHLEACQFVVEDHTAQLCLRIVQWLEGLASKALDLERKVRGSHVSACLPSSGIWYHTQCYLKKGASSTNTVHHLDFDAPTREHAQLLPDDKKQDESLLEDVWTLLRAGRREEACHLCRSVGQPWRAATLCVFGGINEFPSVEAVVKNGKKRTLQAIELESGIGHQWHLWKWASYCASEKIAEQDAGKYEAAVYAAQCSNLRRLLPICTDWESACWAMAKSWLDVQVDLELAHLEPGRMDQFKSIGDAIDGSPGHIDGAVQPSNGPGIWPLQVLNQQPRQLSDLLQKLQSGELVHESVTRGCKEQQRQIEMKLMLGDISQLLDLIWSWIAPSEDDQSFFRPHGDPQMIRFGAHLVLVLRYLLDDENQDTLREKIMNVGDLIVHMYAMFLFSKQHEELVGIYASQLARHRCIDLFVHMMELRLNSSVHVKYKIFLSAMGYLQFSPMDNSKGSFEEIVERVLSRSREMKVGKYDKLSDVAEQHRLQSLPKAMVVQWLCFTPPSTITNVEDVSTKLLLRALIHSNILFREFALISMWRVPAMPIGAHTLLSFLAEPLKQLSESSNTLENYNVSQNLKEFHDWSEYYSCDAKYRSWLKIELENAEVSPLELSMEEKQRAVSAANETLNSSLSLLLRTENPWLASAQDHLYESGEPIFLELHATAMLCLPSGECLPPDATVCTTLMSALYSSVSEEDVLHRQLMINVTISSKDNYCVEVVLRCLAVAGDGLGLRGHTDGGLLGTVMAAGFKGELLRFQAGVTIEISRIDAWYSSKEGSLESPATYIVRGLCRRCCIPEVILRCMQVSLSLIELGVPPESHDQLIELVASSEAGVLHLFSHQQLQEFLLFEREYSINQMELEEELSS; encoded by the exons ATGGACGTAGAAATGGACGCTTCTCCAAGCTTCTTCGACCCCGAGGACCTCACAATCAGAGAGAAGTTTCGTCGATACGG GAAAAGGCACTTGACTTCAAGCATGTCGCCCCACCAAGATAATTCAGCTTCTAAATACAGTGAATCTAGGCTACTATACGACGGGCAGAATTTACATAGCCCGACCAATGCTGCACTTCTTCTTGAAAATATTAAACAAGAGGTTGAAGGCATTGATGCTAATCATGTGGAAAGAACTTCTTTCTTAAGAAGGAGGTCGCCCATTGATGGCACAGGTATGGATGATGGTGCTGGGTCAGTCCACCATTCAATCAAAGTTTTGAAGAATGAGGAGGATTCACTGGCTGATGATGGAGATCCAACCTTTAGCCTATTTGCATCTCTACTTGATTCTGCTCTTCAAG GGTTGTTGCCTTTTCCTGACTTGATATTAAGATTTGAAGAATCCTGCCGAAATGTTTCAGAGTCGATTAG GTATGGTTCCAATATAAGGCATCGTGTTGTAGAGGACAAGTTGATGAGGCAGAAGGCTCAACTCCTGCTTGATGAGGCTGCTTCTTGGTCCCTTTTGTGGTGCCTTTATGGGAAAGG GACTGAAGAGATCCCTAAAGAGTTCATCTTG TTGCCCTCAACATCACATTTGGAGGCTTGCCAATTTGTCGTAGAGGACCATACGGCACAATTATGTCTACGCATTGTTCAATGGCTAGAAGGCTTAGCCTCCAAAGCACTTGACTTGGAAAGAAAG GTGCGGGGGTCTCATGTCAGTGCCTGTCTCCCAAGCTCTGGAATTTGGTATCATACTCAATGCTATCTTAAGAAGGGAGCCTCCAGTACAAATACCGTTCATCACCTGGATTTTGATGCTCCAACACGTGAACATGCTCAACTACTACCTGATGACAAA AAACAAGATGAATCTCTGTTGGAAGATGTCTGGACTCTTTTAAGAGCTGGAAGACGGGAAGAGGCATGTCACCTTTGCCGGTCTGTGGGACAG CCATGGAGAGCTGCAACTTTGTGTGTATTTGGAGGAATTAATGAGTTTCCGTCAGTTGAAGCCGTGGTGAAAAATGGAAAGAAGAGAACTTTGCAAGCCATTGAGTTAGAAAGTGGCATTGGCCACCAATGGCATCTGTGGAAATGGGCATCATATTGTGCATCAGAG aaaataGCTGAGCAAGATGCTGGGAAATATGAAGCAGCAGTGTATGCAGCACAATGTAGTAATTTAAGGCGCTTGCTTCCAATCTGCACTGACTGGGAG TCAGCATGCTGGGCTATGGCAAAATCATGGTTAGATGTTCAGGTGGATTTGGAATTGGCTCATTTGGAACCAGGAAGAATGgatcaatttaaaagcattggagatgcaattgaTGGAAGTCCTGGACATATTGACGGAGCTGTTCAGCCTTCAAATGGACCAGGAATTTGGCCGCTCCAAGTTTTGAACCAACAACCACGACAACTTTCAGATCTACTCCAGAAACTTCAATCAGG GGAATTAGTTCATGAAAGTGTTACTCGAGGATGCAAGGAGCAGCAACGTCAAATTGAG ATGAAACTAATGTTAGGAGATATCTCACAATTGCTGGACCTTATATGGTCATGGATAGCCCCTTCAGAAGATGATCAGAGTTTCTTCAG GCCCCATGGAGATCCTCAGATGATTCGATTTGGTGCTCATCTAGTGCTTGTGCTTAGATATTTACTTGATGATGAAAATCAGGATACTTTGAGAGAGAAGATTATGAATGTTGGTGATCTCATTGTACACAT GTATGCCATGTTTCTGTTTTCCAAGCAACACGAGGAGTTGGTGGGTATATATGCTTCTCAACTTGCACGCCACCGTTGCATTGACCTCTTTGTGCACATGATGGAACTGAGGCTAAACAGCAG TGTGCATGTCAAATATAAGATCTTCCTTTCTGCTATGGGGTATTTACAATTTTCTCCCATGGACAACTCAAAAGGAAGTTTTGAAGAAATTGTTGAGAG GGTTCTGTCAAGATCTCGGGAAATGAAAGTTGGCAAGTATGATAAGTTATCAGATGTTGCAGAGCAGCACCGGCTGCAGAGCCTTCCGAAAGCTATGGTTGTCCAGTGGCTATGCTTTACACCCCCCTCAACCATTACTAATGTTGAGGATGTCAGTACAAAACTTCTTCTACGAGCTTTGATACACAG CAACATATTGTTCCGGGAGTTTGCCCTGATTTCAATGTGGAGAGTTCCTGCAATGCCCATTGGTGCTCACACATTACTTAGTTTCCTTGCTGAACCTTTAAAGCAACTTTCAGAATCTTCTAATACCTTGGAGAATTACAACGTGTCTCAGAACCTCAAAGAGTTCCACGATTGG AGTGAGTATTATTCTTGTGATGCAAAATATCGCAGCTGGCTCAAAATTGAATTAGAGAATGCAGAGGTTTCTCCTCTTGAACTCTCAATGGAGGAAAAACAAAGGGCCGTTTCAGCAGCCAATGAGACTCTGAATTCATCTCTGTCATTGTTACTGA GAACTGAAAATCCTTGGTTAGCTTCAGCTCAAGATCATTTGTACGAATCTGGGGAACCTATATTTCTTGAATTGCACGCCACCGCAATGCTTTGCTTGCCATCTGGTGAATGTCTGCCTCCAGATGCAACCGTGTGCACTACATTGATGAGTGCTCTGTACTCTTCAGTGAGCGAGGAAGATGTGTTGCATAGGCAACTAatg ATAAATGTCACCATATCCTCAAAGGACAATTACTGTGTAGAGGTTGTGCTTCGCTGCTTGGCAGTGGCAGGTGATGGTCTTGGGCTTCGGGGACACACTGATGGGGGTCTTCTTGGTACTGTTATGGCTGCTGGTTTCAAAG GTGAGTTGCTTCGTTTTCAAGCTGGAGTTACCATCGAGATTTCCCGAATAGATGCTTGGTATTCGAGCAAAGAAGGTTCCCTAGAGAGCCCAGCAACGTACATTGTGCGGGGCCTTTGTCGTAGGTGCTGTATTCCAGAAGTCATTCTTCGATGCATGCAG GTCTCTCTTTCGCTTATAGAGTTGGGTGTTCCACCTGAAAGCCATGATCAGTTGATTGAATTAGTTGCTAGCTCCGAAGCTGGGGTCCTTCATTTGTTTAGTCACCAACAATTGCAA GAGTTTTTGTTGTTTGAGAGGGAATACTCCATAAACCAAATGGAGCTTGAAGAGGAGCTTTCTTCTTGA